Within Amycolatopsis sp. FDAARGOS 1241, the genomic segment GGGCGAGAACCGCGGGCTCGACACGAAATCGGGGCCGGTCACGACGACCTCGGGCTCGGTGGCGTCGGTGAGCACCACGAGTTCGTTGCGCACGTCGACCGCCCCGCGGCCGCCCTTCGGGTGGTGCTCCCGGACGACGACCAGGCGCGTGCCGTCGGCGGTGAGGTCGCCGTCGGCGTACCGGTCGCCGCGCGGGACTTCGGGCTCCGGCGTCAGCGGCTCCGGCGCGCCACCGGGCGCCAGCCGGTACAGCCGCTGGTCGGCCCAGTTGGCGAACCAGACGACCCCGTCGCGCACCCACCAGTCCGCCCCGCCGTACTCGTGGACCGACGTGCGCGCCCCGAAGCCGTCCGGAAGAAGGTCCTCGGTGGTCCCGTCGGCCGCCCGCCGCACCAGCTGCACGCGGCCCCCTTCCGACGGCCGCGCTTCCGACCACACGACGGCGTCGCCGTCCGCTCGCACGTCGGTCAACCGGACAGCGGTCTTCGTGATCAGGTCGGCGGTGATCGGCGTGGCCCAGGAACCGAACTCGGAGATCTGCACGGCCGCCACGCTAGCCGATCCGGCGTGCGGATCGACGGACAGTCCGTGCGGGCTTCGAGCTGGCCATGGTCCACGGAGGAAGAGCGCGAGGCGGCGGGCGGCGCCGCGGCGGCAAGCAGCGGTGGCGGGAAGCGGCAGGCCCACCGCTCTCTGGGACACCCCCACCCTTTCTATCGTTACCAGGCCTCGAAAACCGGCCGAATCGGATTCTGTGGACAAGTAGGGTCCCCGGCTGGTTCGCGGTGGACACGTGGGGAATGCGCACAACGGCGTCCGCGCAGCGCGGACAATCAGAGAGCCGCTCGCGCCTGTCGCGCAGGGTGGGCGCAGTGGCGGGGTCGTGCCCTGCCCAGAGCTTGCAGGCACAGCAGGGTCGCGACCAACGACGCGGCGCGACAGTGGGCCGCGCGAGTCGAAAGACGCGATGCGGTCCAGGGCGCGCCGGCGCGAGGGAACGCGAAGGAACGCAAGGGGCCGAGCAGCCCGGCCGGCTGCTCGGCCCTCACCGGCCAAGCCGGGACAGCTCACACCGCGAGGGTGTAGTCCGGCACGTCGGTGATGAACATGTACCCCGGGGCGTGCGTGATCGCGAAGGGCGGCTTCGACGTCATGATCGCGGCCTGCGGCGTGACGCCGCACGCCCAGAACACCGGCACCTCGCCCTCGCGGATGTCGACCGGGTCGCCGAAGTCCGGCTTGGACAGGTCGTCGATGCCGAGGGCTTCCGGCGCTCCGATGTGGACGGGCGCGCCGTGCACGGACGGGAACTGGCCGGAGATCCGCACGGCGTCGGCGACGCGGTCGGCGGCGATCGGGCGCATCGAGACGACCATGGGCCCGCTGAAGCGGCCCGCCGGCGCGCACGGACGGTTGGTCTTGTACATCGAGACGTTGCGGCCCTCGGTGATGTGCCGGATCTCGATGCCCGCGGCGAGCATCGGCGTCTCGAACGTGAAGCTGCACCCGATGAGGAAGGTGACGAGGTCGTCGTTCCAGTACTTCGTGACGTCGTCGGGTTCGTCGACCAGTTCTCCGTCGCGCCAGACGCGGTAGGCGCCGACGTCGGTGCGCAGGTCGGCGCCGGCCGCGAGGTCCGTGTGGGGGCTGCCGGTGTCGGTGACGCCGATGATGGGGCACGGCTTGGGGTTGCGCTGGCCGAACAGCAGCGCGTCGTAGGCGTACTCGCGCGGCACGATGATCATGTTGGCCTGGGCGTAGCCGGGCGCCCAGCCGGCGGTCGGCACGCGAAGGCCGCCGCGGAACGCTTCGCGCGCTTCGGCCGGGTTCACAGCGGGGGTGACAGTCACAGGGAACTCCTCAGGAGAAGATCGAGCCGAGCGAGGTCAGGGATTCGATGGCGGCGTACGCGGTGAACAGCCACGCCGCGAGGCCGACGCCGA encodes:
- a CDS encoding putative hydro-lyase, with the protein product MNPAEAREAFRGGLRVPTAGWAPGYAQANMIIVPREYAYDALLFGQRNPKPCPIIGVTDTGSPHTDLAAGADLRTDVGAYRVWRDGELVDEPDDVTKYWNDDLVTFLIGCSFTFETPMLAAGIEIRHITEGRNVSMYKTNRPCAPAGRFSGPMVVSMRPIAADRVADAVRISGQFPSVHGAPVHIGAPEALGIDDLSKPDFGDPVDIREGEVPVFWACGVTPQAAIMTSKPPFAITHAPGYMFITDVPDYTLAV